One window of Nocardioides dongkuii genomic DNA carries:
- a CDS encoding DUF2252 domain-containing protein, whose amino-acid sequence MSGESERSERSDLIIATLDDAFAPLMAADPVAFRGKYRTMASDPHAFYRGTACLFYADVTGQDDPYADARSGRIWVHGDLHVENFGTYLNSDGRLVFDVNDFDEAYLGRFTWDLQRFAASLALVGWQKALPEDDVRRLLGRYVRAYLAQVDEYAGSDEDAYEFALHLDNTEGPIHAALVSARQRRRADLLDASTLRVDGVRRFREGDHVRRLSKREHAKVVRAYERYLDSIPEDKRSPRALFYDLRDVVGKSGFGIGSAGLPAYNLLIEGTSQALDNDVVLSMKQANVPAISRFVDTASVDAFFQNEGHRTVVSQRALQVHTDPLLGWTEIDGTGYVVSEISPYEVDLDWVGLTEPDEIAKVVDLLGRATAKIHCASDEDSDQDLVDFQVEEALVASLEGRRREFTAWVTDFGLAYADRVRADHALFVEAFREGRIGVSST is encoded by the coding sequence ATGTCCGGCGAGAGCGAGCGGAGCGAGCGCAGCGATCTGATCATCGCGACGCTGGACGACGCGTTCGCCCCGCTGATGGCCGCCGACCCGGTCGCCTTCCGCGGGAAGTACCGCACGATGGCCTCCGACCCGCACGCCTTCTACCGCGGGACCGCGTGCCTGTTCTACGCCGACGTCACCGGCCAGGACGACCCGTACGCCGACGCGCGCAGCGGCCGGATCTGGGTGCACGGCGACCTGCACGTCGAGAACTTCGGCACCTACCTCAACTCCGACGGCCGGCTGGTCTTCGACGTCAACGACTTCGACGAGGCCTACCTGGGGCGTTTCACCTGGGACCTGCAGCGGTTCGCGGCGTCGCTGGCGCTGGTCGGCTGGCAGAAGGCGCTGCCCGAGGACGACGTGCGCCGCCTCCTCGGCCGCTACGTGCGGGCCTACCTCGCCCAGGTCGACGAGTACGCCGGCAGCGACGAGGACGCCTACGAGTTCGCGCTGCACCTGGACAACACCGAGGGCCCGATCCACGCCGCGCTCGTCTCCGCGCGCCAGCGGCGGCGCGCGGACCTGCTCGACGCCTCCACCCTCCGCGTCGACGGCGTACGCCGCTTCCGCGAGGGCGACCACGTGCGCCGGCTCTCGAAGCGCGAGCACGCCAAGGTGGTGCGCGCCTACGAGCGGTACCTGGACTCGATCCCCGAGGACAAGCGCTCGCCCCGCGCGCTGTTCTACGACCTGCGCGACGTGGTGGGCAAGAGCGGGTTCGGCATCGGGTCGGCCGGCCTGCCGGCGTACAACCTGCTGATCGAGGGCACCAGCCAGGCCCTCGACAACGACGTGGTGCTGTCGATGAAGCAGGCCAACGTGCCGGCGATCAGCCGGTTCGTCGACACCGCGTCGGTGGACGCGTTCTTCCAGAACGAGGGGCACCGCACCGTGGTCAGCCAACGGGCCCTGCAGGTGCACACCGACCCGCTGCTGGGCTGGACCGAGATCGACGGCACCGGCTACGTGGTCAGCGAGATCTCGCCCTACGAGGTCGACCTCGACTGGGTGGGGCTGACCGAGCCCGACGAGATCGCGAAGGTCGTGGACCTGCTCGGTCGAGCGACCGCCAAGATCCACTGCGCGTCCGACGAGGACAGCGACCAGGACCTGGTCGACTTCCAGGTCGAGGAGGCGCTCGTCGCGAGCCTCGAGGGGCGGCGGCGCGAGTTCACCGCCTGGGTCACCGACTTCGGCCTGGCGTACGCCGACCGCGTGCGCGCCGACCACGCGCTCTTCGTGGAGGCGTTCCGGGAGGGCCGGATCGGGGTCTCCTCGACCTGA